The nucleotide sequence ACTAAAAATTATGACCAAAATACTACAAACCAAGAAGCACAGTACCTTTCAAACTTAGTAGATGCACAAAGTTTTACCTGTACTTTAAAATTCATTGAAGAAATCGGAACTAAGTATGTTCCTATGAAACACGACTATAAGAAAATCATACCTGATCGGGAGACAGGTGATACAGACGACTTTCAAACAGAGGACGTCGGATGTAAAAAAAACCGGAAGTATGTGACACTTTCTGCTAGTGGAAGAGCAGAAAATCGTAACACACGTGACGACTTATATCAGAGCAACGTATCGATTTGTATGACCAAAAATCACcaaaaagtacataaaaatgaGCATTGTCTGTCAACagaagttaaacaaaataaaaacttcgaGAAATATGAGACAAACACTTTTTGGCCACAAAAAATCGTGAAGACTGGTGAATTAATATCCAGTAATTGTTGCAAAAACAGTAAGGAGACTTTAGGTTTAATGCAGAGAGAGCTAAGTGGTGAAATACTTCAGAAAAATAGTTGTCATGACGATAGATCAAACAGTACCAACCATGTCTTATTGACCGACACCGAAGAACATGCGCCAGTAACTGTTTACCTGTCCAATAGAATGGGCACGACTAGACAGAAAGGAAACGTTGAACAAGATGCGCCATCATCTGTAATAGAGCTCCATTCTAATAATGTTGACCTGTACGAACAAGCACATTCTCCGATCCGTTTAACTTTGGAATCTATTAACGCAACAGAGAATAGACTAGAAAAACCCGATTATTTAAATATAGCACCAGGAGTAAGCGTATTAAgtgtattaaatgaaataaaatgtgaagaaaataagaaaattgatACTAAAGATGAGAATAAAACTATCTATTTGAAAGAAGACGAAAGCTGTATGTTGACTGAAAACCTTCATACAGTCTCTGATGATCAAGTAATTGTTGACCATACTATGGTAGAACGTTATTCTGAGTTTCGTTGTAAAGAAGAAGACGGTTcttcagaaaataaagaaaaaccagGTTCTAGTTCAGATATCATGAATACTCAAAATGCGTTCCGGGAAGAAGGTCTAGAGTCATCGAATATGAAATTGACGTTGAAAAACGATTCCAAGCATACCGAGAAATATTGTGACAAATATTGCTCCTATGCAAAAATGTTCATCGGTGACCACGTGAATTTGGACCACGACTTAATTACTAAAACTGACAGCATAACAGGGGGTCAAACCTTTAGTTTAAGTAACAGAAAAAAACGCATACAGAAGCTTCTGGAGAGAGACAATAAACGAAAAGCCCGGATGTGTAACTTATCTTCGCAGGAAACGACATCTGAACAATTTTTCTTTCCTGCGCATAATTGTCAAACTACGACGAACTTTGATGGATCTTTCAACTGCAGGAACGAAAATAATTTACACAGCACGAATACAGTTGGAAATTTTAAATCATCTTTATTTCTGCCTACTGATAAAATAAGTGAAAGAATAAACACTAAACCAAAATTTGATGTTACGGTGGCTCCATCTgttgataatttatataataatatcctTCCGCATTATGAAAAACAAGAGTGTACATCGACAATAATACTTGGCGAACGTCAATCTCCTGAAGGTTCGGCAGCAGTACCTGAGCAAGAAGAGCCCGTAAGGCTTTTTAGACAAAATTTGAGAGAATATGTTGTTCCTGTCAGCTCTTTGGATATAATTTATAGCTCTgatgcaattttcaatgaaaataaaaacgaaaataaacaGTTAAGTAAACACAGTATTTCATCTCACAAAACAGACAATTTTACAGAAGATAAGCATCATAACATAAACCAGCAAATAGAAATAAAAGATGAAAAGATGGAATGCCAAACTTATCAAGATATATTTGGTCAAAAAGACATTAAAAAGAGTGCAGTGATACCTATCAATGACATATGCTATAACAATAGTTTTTCACAACACACCAATCTGTGTAATCCTGTTGACAATGAAATACAGCAACATGATTTGAAGAAACCAGAAACAAATGACGTTAAAATCATGACCGGGAAATATTTCAATTTCACTTCAGAAGCAAAACAACCATTAAAGGAAAATTATGAACTCAATAATAGTTCGGACAATGACATCATAACCTTAGCAAACGATAAAAGTTCCCAGGGTGTAATGAAAACTAAGATTCATtctaaaaattattcattaatagcgtctaaaactttatttcctaCTACCTTGAATACATTAGAAAAGAAGCAAAATTTTCTATCGACACATTGTAACACCAAGGAGGATATTGTTAATCCTTGTATCACATTTGATTATGCCACCTACTATACGGCCACAGCTAAGCCTAAAGCAAATAACGCACACAATACAAAGACAGGAATGGGAAGGTCAACCCCtaatatttctacagttgatTTATCGGCAACTTTCATGCCAGGTAAAGAATCTGACAACTACCAGTCTGAAAGTTCTGTATTCCGGCGGGAACTAACATTAGATGAAGGCAAGTTAGTCCGACGTCGCAGGACACGCAGTTCTCCAGATCTTCGACAGTTCGGCAATGCTACCCAGCGTCTTGATTCAGCTCCAATCTCCGCTTTATTGTCCAAGCCGGTAAGCGAGAGAATTCAGAGTTATCTGGAACAGCAGACAAAATCTAAAGGATTTATTGTACCTCCGGGCGAAAAACTCAGCCGTCTGAGACGACAATGTAACAGCATCGAAAGTGTAAAAGAGAAAGCTGCTAGGTTCGAGGCTAAGAAAGTTCTGCCGAACGAGTGCCAGGTGTCGTGTGCACTTAAACAGTCACGTAGAGAAGTTGAAGCTAACGGCATAGTGAATAAGGTAAAGTTACAGAAGTCCACCGTTCTGCAAAAACCAAGTGCGAAAGCGTTAACGCCACAGAAATATCGTATTTTTTCCGCTCCGAATAGAAAGGAGTCACAAACCTCATGTTCAGAAGTAATTTCATTGAACGAAAGAGAAGTTTCACAAATTCCTGCAAGAGCCGAGTCAGATTCCTTAGCCATAGCCACCTCTCGGGataattcactgtttaaactGATTGACGGGCCAGTTTATCCTAACAGCGACAGCATTCAAAATGTCGGATCCGCGCAAGGAATAACGTCAGAATATGACGTTGACAACATGGTATTATCggacaacaaatataataataaaggaaCATCTAGTTACATAGCTTCAAATGCAAATAGTAACGAGTTAATTAATCAAAGAGGAGAAGTGAGTTGTGATAATGAACATGGAAGTGTTACTCATTCGACTAATGTTTATAAAACCAAAACAGGCGAAATTAACTTGACTGTTTCAGGAGTAGAAGAGgccaaaaatacaaaaatatcggAGCCAGGTGGTTTTAATACTCTTTCTCCAATTGAGTCTTATCAGTCATCAAAGTTAAGCATTTCAGTTAATAACAATGTGATGTCACTGGAGGACACACTCGAACGAGATCCCAGTCCTACAAAAGTATCTGTTAAAGAAACCGAGGATAACAAAAACCTCGCAGGTACCCAAGAAAGAAGTTTTGCGTCAGCTCAACTACACAGAGGAGTCAAGAGCCGGATACTTAATGCTAGAAAACAGTTTTTTAATGAAGTGAAAAATTCAGAAACATATCAGTTCGATAAAGAAAAAGTTGGCGCTCTAGAAAGACTAGAGAGTTTCCGGCGTGGGATACACGCAGAAAGAACAAAGCTTTTACTTAGTACCCCTGACTTGGCTGCTTCGGTAGAAGCTGCTGTAAAAAGTTTCCGAAGGACTGATAATGGCCTATATAACGGTGGAAGACGGGAGAACGAAGAATATGGCAGAACCTCTTTTCAAGTGAAGTCCTACCAAATATGTAATGAGGACATCGTTTGGCCTTCATGTGTGAAAACAGCTAGTCGGGAAGCTTCTGTACGAGAGAGAAGCAAAAGTTTGGGATACCTTGAGACAAACGTGGACACTTTAGAGTCACATGAGGTGTTGGAAACGAATATTGATAATATGAACAACTTCCCACAACAGGATAGTTTACTTTCTCGTACACGAAGCATGGCAATCTTGCCGGAAGATAGCCTAGCTCAGCACCATTCCACGATATTAGACGCTTCACGTGCACGAAGTATGGATTATTTGTTGGATGAAGAGAATCGTCAGGCTATCTTACCTCCCGAAAACACCTTATACTCTTCAAAAACCAGGTCTGAACATGAGCTAATTATAGAGCGATCACTAAGGAAACTTAATCTACCTGATTGGTGCAAAGGGACCGCCAAGGAAGGTTTTATTCTTAGACGTGGGGAGGGGCGACGCCCCACATGGCAGAGATTGAATTCCAGGACTCCATCTTCTACCAGTTTAACGTCCAGTAGCATGCTTGGCAGAAATGTAGTAATTCCTAAAAGGGTGACTCTTCCAGACTGGCGATATGTTGAATCGCTGAAGTCGTCCAGAGAAAGTCTGGCTGTGACTACTTTAGGATCAGTTTCTACTCAAGAACATTATCCTTTGTCCAGATGGAGCAGTTCACGCCTTTCAACCTACAGTGCTCCTCCACACAGCACTTGGACAGGATATCGTTCTATCAAGAAGCCCTACTTAGGATGGAGGGCAACCATGATGAACCCATCAAGTAGTGATACCATCTTTGCTTCAGCAAGTCACAGTGACCGTGACCTGGCTGTGAAGCACGATAATAGTCCTTTAAATAATGACAGAGACAGTCCAGTTGAATTTTCGTCTTCCTCTCATCTCTACTCCAGCGATATGCAGAGAAGATGGAATTCTGTTTGCCCAAGTGATCTGCAAGGGAATTTGACTGTTCACAGACCTCGCAAATATGCTTCTCCACAGGATTATTGTAAGTTTGAAAGCTGCTCTGATAATGAGGCAGATACAGAATCTATAATTTCACATGTTGATAAACTCTACTCTACCTTCCAGAGTAGTTCTAACACAACTACAAATCCTTCTAAAAAATCAACCCATTCTCAATATTCAATGATCGGGAAACATTCTGCATCAAGGAGCCCTAACAGGAACACGTCAGATTGTGCGAGGTCAGAAAGAAGTGACAGCTCTTTTGGAGTGGCTGAAGATTTTAGTAAAAAGTCATTTCTAGGAATCCGTGGATTTGAAGaagtaatacataaaaataacattagtaaAGATCGATATCCACATGTTCCTAAGAATTCTGAAAACCAATTGACGATAGACATCAACGATAAAATAACATCTAAGTTAACCCCAAGAGACAAAGAACCTAAAATGAGCAATGACCAACAGGTCATTTGGATGGAATCGTCATTCGTTGGTCGACGGCCCACTACATCGATGGTTGTACTACCATCCACTCTTGGTACCAGTTGTGAAGATGATGAGACCCGTAAGCAGCACCCAATCACAGACAACTCTAACAGCTATCCAAATCACGGTGAGTACCTGGTCCGTGATTTTCGAAGGTATGGAATCGCGCTTTAGTATCACGCATGCTCCAAAGCTTGGGAGCCTGGAGTTTCACGATATAACAAATGTTGTAGTATGGAGTAAAGTAGGCGTAGTTTTAAGTGCCCTTTAAATTTAACATGAAGCATTTTAATATGAAGTAATCTTCAAATTACAACCTCTTTATGTATTGTCCACTACCTGTGGGGCCCATGTATTGCACCATACtgagtaatttctttcttttaaagcaCAGAATAGTTGTGAAGAATTGAAGAAAAACTGggtgaaataacttattttttttgtaaaatatttgggAAACTTTGGCACTAATTAATGGGAGTTATTGCAATATTAACGTTACTTTTGTTTAATCTTTTTGCGGGGCTCATATGATTTTAGGGAATGCGTAACCAATAATGTCATGAATCCACAGACAATATAATGAATATATAGTGTACAAACGTATGTCTAAAAAGTCCACCGCTAATTTGAGGGTTAATCTGGCTGTAATATA is from Tachypleus tridentatus isolate NWPU-2018 chromosome 2, ASM421037v1, whole genome shotgun sequence and encodes:
- the LOC143245003 gene encoding uncharacterized protein LOC143245003 isoform X4, giving the protein MWETMSDFPVEQISIVVLLSVLLSYFTWCIVRFGLHELRRTIQWHDVSLRVMTAHGQSDSYYCESTYDDKLFSWHHHEDCDDEFIHSAVELGKQDEEDLTPEERHLILLYANNNNPDVPCLPDFDYGISRCLDTIEEENLEDLHSLSDGGSFEWRSWESQSTGSGDDCVTVVEVSLGGRRKQEISASPVLEAKSVTVFQTSDTHSVEEDFEYSSGIHDPDELRVNEASSSQVTAFETSDTRTFGEGFEYSREIHDPDELRVNEASSSQANVSDYKDKLSIEGNDCTTRNEVDTRGDVSECRVDKVQRSTRLIKQEASNKSSTKVLKFPTQTVDVSETGQLLNVEDKDGDWFELDTDKTTDSYHDGIDTPIPNVLSLSDNYSRCKVESFNSWQRQTTYGWDLEHFSTEGEERRDFINLPILPNTSTIHGKHTHLPCVSKSEMTLRQNNVISLQPTETSSENSPNNQTQSSSSSSSSNLNAFNEKYEGNMFTRSDKFPPYRDSVKRLPERGDYGDNPSNVIRSTQMKTSLYLNDFDENVLAHNYSSILSRTNGELCPEIETCLGSEKSTFSESDHAEEGVTWEDNRGKTPNKGFSSRHDEDYSSKGSTLHDHNVAKEYNPRLTEFGNNDLGVRTLALPICDNNHTSDMDPVSNQSDQVSKQSDFCRQILLETDRTKNYDQNTTNQEAQYLSNLVDAQSFTCTLKFIEEIGTKYVPMKHDYKKIIPDRETGDTDDFQTEDVGCKKNRKYVTLSASGRAENRNTRDDLYQSNVSICMTKNHQKVHKNEHCLSTEVKQNKNFEKYETNTFWPQKIVKTGELISSNCCKNSKETLGLMQRELSGEILQKNSCHDDRSNSTNHVLLTDTEEHAPVTVYLSNRMGTTRQKGNVEQDAPSSVIELHSNNVDLYEQAHSPIRLTLESINATENRLEKPDYLNIAPGVSVLSVLNEIKCEENKKIDTKDENKTIYLKEDESCMLTENLHTVSDDQVIVDHTMVERYSEFRCKEEDGSSENKEKPGSSSDIMNTQNAFREEGLESSNMKLTLKNDSKHTEKYCDKYCSYAKMFIGDHVNLDHDLITKTDSITGGQTFSLSNRKKRIQKLLERDNKRKARMCNLSSQETTSEQFFFPAHNCQTTTNFDGSFNCRNENNLHSTNTVGNFKSSLFLPTDKISERINTKPKFDVTVAPSVDNLYNNILPHYEKQECTSTIILGERQSPEGSAAVPEQEEPVRLFRQNLREYVVPVSSLDIIYSSDAIFNENKNENKQLSKHSISSHKTDNFTEDKHHNINQQIEIKDEKMECQTYQDIFGQKDIKKSAVIPINDICYNNSFSQHTNLCNPVDNEIQQHDLKKPETNDVKIMTGKYFNFTSEAKQPLKENYELNNSSDNDIITLANDKSSQGVMKTKIHSKNYSLIASKTLFPTTLNTLEKKQNFLSTHCNTKEDIVNPCITFDYATYYTATAKPKANNAHNTKTGMGRSTPNISTVDLSATFMPGKESDNYQSESSVFRRELTLDEGKLVRRRRTRSSPDLRQFGNATQRLDSAPISALLSKPVSERIQSYLEQQTKSKGFIVPPGEKLSRLRRQCNSIESVKEKAARFEAKKVLPNECQVSCALKQSRREVEANGIVNKVKLQKSTVLQKPSAKALTPQKYRIFSAPNRKESQTSCSEVISLNEREVSQIPARAESDSLAIATSRDNSLFKLIDGPVYPNSDSIQNVGSAQGITSEYDVDNMVLSDNKYNNKGTSSYIASNANSNELINQRGEVSCDNEHGSVTHSTNVYKTKTGEINLTVSGVEEAKNTKISEPGGFNTLSPIESYQSSKLSISVNNNVMSLEDTLERDPSPTKVSVKETEDNKNLAGTQERSFASAQLHRGVKSRILNARKQFFNEVKNSETYQFDKEKVGALERLESFRRGIHAERTKLLLSTPDLAASVEAAVKSFRRTDNGLYNGGRRENEEYGRTSFQVKSYQICNEDIVWPSCVKTASREASVRERSKSLGYLETNVDTLESHEVLETNIDNMNNFPQQDSLLSRTRSMAILPEDSLAQHHSTILDASRARSMDYLLDEENRQAILPPENTLYSSKTRSEHELIIERSLRKLNLPDWCKGTAKEGFILRRGEGRRPTWQRLNSRTPSSTSLTSSSMLGRNVVIPKRVTLPDWRYVESLKSSRESLAVTTLGSVSTQEHYPLSRWSSSRLSTYSAPPHSTWTGYRSIKKPYLGWRATMMNPSSSDTIFASASHSDRDLAVKHDNSPLNNDRDSPVEFSSSSHLYSSDMQRRWNSVCPSDLQGNLTVHRPRKYASPQDYCKFESCSDNEADTESIISHVDKLYSTFQSSSNTTTNPSKKSTHSQYSMIGKHSASRSPNRNTSDCARSERSDSSFGVAEDFSKKSFLGIRGFEEVIHKNNISKDRYPHVPKNSENQLTIDINDKITSKLTPRDKEPKMSNDQQVIWMESSFVGRRPTTSMVVLPSTLGTSCEDDETRKQHPITDNSNSYPNHGADEKSAKCCSPLRLK
- the LOC143245003 gene encoding uncharacterized protein LOC143245003 isoform X2: MWETMSDFPVEQISIVVLLSVLLSYFTWCIVRFGLHELRRTIQWHDVSLRVMTAHGQSDSYYCESTYDDKLFSWHHHEDCDDEFIHSAVELGKQDEEDLTPEERHLILLYANNNNPDVPCLPDFDYGISRCLDTIEEENLEDLHSLSDGGSFEWRSWESQSTGSGDDCVTVVEVSLGGRRKQEISASPVLEAKSVTVFQTSDTHSVEEDFEYSSGIHDPDELRVNEASSSQVTAFETSDTRTFGEGFEYSREIHDPDELRVNEASSSQANVSDYKDKLSIEGNDCTTRNEVDTRGDVSECRVDKVQRSTRLIKQEASNKSSTKVLKFPTQTVDVSETGQLLNVEDKDGDWFELDTDKTTDSYHDGIDTPIPNVLSLSDNYSRCKVESFNSWQRQTTYGWDLEHFSTEGEERRDFINLPILPNTSTIHGKHTHLPCVSKSEMTLRQNNVISLQPTETSSENSPNNQTQSSSSSSSSNLNAFNEKYEGNMFTRSDKFPPYRDSVKRLPERGDYGDNPSNVIRSTQMKTSLYLNDFDENVLAHNYSSILSRTNGELCPEIETCLGSEKSTFSESDHAEEGVTWEDNRGKTPNKGFSSRHDEDYSSKGSTLHDHNVAKEYNPRLTEFGNNDLGVRTLALPICDNNHTSDMDPVSNQSDQVSKQSDFCRQILLETDRTKNYDQNTTNQEAQYLSNLVDAQSFTCTLKFIEEIGTKYVPMKHDYKKIIPDRETGDTDDFQTEDVGCKKNRKYVTLSASGRAENRNTRDDLYQSNVSICMTKNHQKVHKNEHCLSTEVKQNKNFEKYETNTFWPQKIVKTGELISSNCCKNSKETLGLMQRELSGEILQKNSCHDDRSNSTNHVLLTDTEEHAPVTVYLSNRMGTTRQKGNVEQDAPSSVIELHSNNVDLYEQAHSPIRLTLESINATENRLEKPDYLNIAPGVSVLSVLNEIKCEENKKIDTKDENKTIYLKEDESCMLTENLHTVSDDQVIVDHTMVERYSEFRCKEEDGSSENKEKPGSSSDIMNTQNAFREEGLESSNMKLTLKNDSKHTEKYCDKYCSYAKMFIGDHVNLDHDLITKTDSITGGQTFSLSNRKKRIQKLLERDNKRKARMCNLSSQETTSEQFFFPAHNCQTTTNFDGSFNCRNENNLHSTNTVGNFKSSLFLPTDKISERINTKPKFDVTVAPSVDNLYNNILPHYEKQECTSTIILGERQSPEGSAAVPEQEEPVRLFRQNLREYVVPVSSLDIIYSSDAIFNENKNENKQLSKHSISSHKTDNFTEDKHHNINQQIEIKDEKMECQTYQDIFGQKDIKKSAVIPINDICYNNSFSQHTNLCNPVDNEIQQHDLKKPETNDVKIMTGKYFNFTSEAKQPLKENYELNNSSDNDIITLANDKSSQGVMKTKIHSKNYSLIASKTLFPTTLNTLEKKQNFLSTHCNTKEDIVNPCITFDYATYYTATAKPKANNAHNTKTGMGRSTPNISTVDLSATFMPGKESDNYQSESSVFRRELTLDEGKLVRRRRTRSSPDLRQFGNATQRLDSAPISALLSKPVSERIQSYLEQQTKSKGFIVPPGEKLSRLRRQCNSIESVKEKAARFEAKKVLPNECQVSCALKQSRREVEANGIVNKVKLQKSTVLQKPSAKALTPQKYRIFSAPNRKESQTSCSEVISLNEREVSQIPARAESDSLAIATSRDNSLFKLIDGPVYPNSDSIQNVGSAQGITSEYDVDNMVLSDNKYNNKGTSSYIASNANSNELINQRGEVSCDNEHGSVTHSTNVYKTKTGEINLTVSGVEEAKNTKISEPGGFNTLSPIESYQSSKLSISVNNNVMSLEDTLERDPSPTKVSVKETEDNKNLAGTQERSFASAQLHRGVKSRILNARKQFFNEVKNSETYQFDKEKVGALERLESFRRGIHAERTKLLLSTPDLAASVEAAVKSFRRTDNGLYNGGRRENEEYGRTSFQVKSYQICNEDIVWPSCVKTASREASVRERSKSLGYLETNVDTLESHEVLETNIDNMNNFPQQDSLLSRTRSMAILPEDSLAQHHSTILDASRARSMDYLLDEENRQAILPPENTLYSSKTRSEHELIIERSLRKLNLPDWCKGTAKEGFILRRGEGRRPTWQRLNSRTPSSTSLTSSSMLGRNVVIPKRVTLPDWRYVESLKSSRESLAVTTLGSVSTQEHYPLSRWSSSRLSTYSAPPHSTWTGYRSIKKPYLGWRATMMNPSSSDTIFASASHSDRDLAVKHDNSPLNNDRDSPVEFSSSSHLYSSDMQRRWNSVCPSDLQGNLTVHRPRKYASPQDYCKFESCSDNEADTESIISHVDKLYSTFQSSSNTTTNPSKKSTHSQYSMIGKHSASRSPNRNTSDCARSERSDSSFGVAEDFSKKSFLGIRGFEEVIHKNNISKDRYPHVPKNSENQLTIDINDKITSKLTPRDKEPKMSNDQQVIWMESSFVGRRPTTSMVVLPSTLGTSCEDDETRKQHPITDNSNSYPNHAFCFYCFCLKMFFGLSTTAPLTETSSLSTQVQTRRVQSVAALYD
- the LOC143245003 gene encoding uncharacterized protein LOC143245003 isoform X3 yields the protein MWETMSDFPVEQISIVVLLSVLLSYFTWCIVRFGLHELRRTIQWHDVSLRVMTAHGQSDSYYCESTYDDKLFSWHHHEDCDDEFIHSAVELGKQDEEDLTPEERHLILLYANNNNPDVPCLPDFDYGISRCLDTIEEENLEDLHSLSDGGSFEWRSWESQSTGSGDDCVTVVEVSLGGRRKQEISASPVLEAKSVTVFQTSDTHSVEEDFEYSSGIHDPDELRVNEASSSQVTAFETSDTRTFGEGFEYSREIHDPDELRVNEASSSQANVSDYKDKLSIEGNDCTTRNEVDTRGDVSECRVDKVQRSTRLIKQEASNKSSTKVLKFPTQTVDVSETGQLLNVEDKDGDWFELDTDKTTDSYHDGIDTPIPNVLSLSDNYSRCKVESFNSWQRQTTYGWDLEHFSTEGEERRDFINLPILPNTSTIHGKHTHLPCVSKSEMTLRQNNVISLQPTETSSENSPNNQTQSSSSSSSSNLNAFNEKYEGNMFTRSDKFPPYRDSVKRLPERGDYGDNPSNVIRSTQMKTSLYLNDFDENVLAHNYSSILSRTNGELCPEIETCLGSEKSTFSESDHAEEGVTWEDNRGKTPNKGFSSRHDEDYSSKGSTLHDHNVAKEYNPRLTEFGNNDLGVRTLALPICDNNHTSDMDPVSNQSDQVSKQSDFCRQILLETDRTKNYDQNTTNQEAQYLSNLVDAQSFTCTLKFIEEIGTKYVPMKHDYKKIIPDRETGDTDDFQTEDVGCKKNRKYVTLSASGRAENRNTRDDLYQSNVSICMTKNHQKVHKNEHCLSTEVKQNKNFEKYETNTFWPQKIVKTGELISSNCCKNSKETLGLMQRELSGEILQKNSCHDDRSNSTNHVLLTDTEEHAPVTVYLSNRMGTTRQKGNVEQDAPSSVIELHSNNVDLYEQAHSPIRLTLESINATENRLEKPDYLNIAPGVSVLSVLNEIKCEENKKIDTKDENKTIYLKEDESCMLTENLHTVSDDQVIVDHTMVERYSEFRCKEEDGSSENKEKPGSSSDIMNTQNAFREEGLESSNMKLTLKNDSKHTEKYCDKYCSYAKMFIGDHVNLDHDLITKTDSITGGQTFSLSNRKKRIQKLLERDNKRKARMCNLSSQETTSEQFFFPAHNCQTTTNFDGSFNCRNENNLHSTNTVGNFKSSLFLPTDKISERINTKPKFDVTVAPSVDNLYNNILPHYEKQECTSTIILGERQSPEGSAAVPEQEEPVRLFRQNLREYVVPVSSLDIIYSSDAIFNENKNENKQLSKHSISSHKTDNFTEDKHHNINQQIEIKDEKMECQTYQDIFGQKDIKKSAVIPINDICYNNSFSQHTNLCNPVDNEIQQHDLKKPETNDVKIMTGKYFNFTSEAKQPLKENYELNNSSDNDIITLANDKSSQGVMKTKIHSKNYSLIASKTLFPTTLNTLEKKQNFLSTHCNTKEDIVNPCITFDYATYYTATAKPKANNAHNTKTGMGRSTPNISTVDLSATFMPGKESDNYQSESSVFRRELTLDEGKLVRRRRTRSSPDLRQFGNATQRLDSAPISALLSKPVSERIQSYLEQQTKSKGFIVPPGEKLSRLRRQCNSIESVKEKAARFEAKKVLPNECQVSCALKQSRREVEANGIVNKVKLQKSTVLQKPSAKALTPQKYRIFSAPNRKESQTSCSEVISLNEREVSQIPARAESDSLAIATSRDNSLFKLIDGPVYPNSDSIQNVGSAQGITSEYDVDNMVLSDNKYNNKGTSSYIASNANSNELINQRGEVSCDNEHGSVTHSTNVYKTKTGEINLTVSGVEEAKNTKISEPGGFNTLSPIESYQSSKLSISVNNNVMSLEDTLERDPSPTKVSVKETEDNKNLAGTQERSFASAQLHRGVKSRILNARKQFFNEVKNSETYQFDKEKVGALERLESFRRGIHAERTKLLLSTPDLAASVEAAVKSFRRTDNGLYNGGRRENEEYGRTSFQVKSYQICNEDIVWPSCVKTASREASVRERSKSLGYLETNVDTLESHEVLETNIDNMNNFPQQDSLLSRTRSMAILPEDSLAQHHSTILDASRARSMDYLLDEENRQAILPPENTLYSSKTRSEHELIIERSLRKLNLPDWCKGTAKEGFILRRGEGRRPTWQRLNSRTPSSTSLTSSSMLGRNVVIPKRVTLPDWRYVESLKSSRESLAVTTLGSVSTQEHYPLSRWSSSRLSTYSAPPHSTWTGYRSIKKPYLGWRATMMNPSSSDTIFASASHSDRDLAVKHDNSPLNNDRDSPVEFSSSSHLYSSDMQRRWNSVCPSDLQGNLTVHRPRKYASPQDYCKFESCSDNEADTESIISHVDKLYSTFQSSSNTTTNPSKKSTHSQYSMIGKHSASRSPNRNTSDCARSERSDSSFGVAEDFSKKSFLGIRGFEEVIHKNNISKDRYPHVPKNSENQLTIDINDKITSKLTPRDKEPKMSNDQQVIWMESSFVGRRPTTSMVVLPSTLGTSCEDDETRKQHPITDNSNSYPNHAPLTETSSLSTQVQTRRVQSVAALYD